The Montipora foliosa isolate CH-2021 chromosome 14, ASM3666993v2, whole genome shotgun sequence genome window below encodes:
- the LOC137984531 gene encoding uncharacterized protein, whose protein sequence is MWSKVIRRIVVIVIVFSPLGAAVLPRYLPAEQQNNLQRDNLVEQYFHLGLQHWEILAFLLLQHGIRLGIRQLKRILSRRGLTRRNNTSDVQDILHAIETELKGSGGIIGYRAMHERLVNHHNLVIDKEKVRTILRIVDPVGVENRSKHRFKRRQYRSKGKNYIWHMDGYDKLKPFGFCIHGCIDGYSRRIVWLEVGVTNNDPDVTAGYFLDAIRSVGGVPRILRADNGAENVHIAAFQRFFRREAVDAFAGEKSFIYGRSVSNQRIEARWGQLRRGGMDWWITFFKDLRDNGLFCDDNIFHVESIRFCFMFIIQEELNKAAKLWNLHRIRPSTNPESPPGRPDMLYFLPEISNTQDYKTVVTVDDVELVEETYGLQNVQLPCSPEFISLAEILLRENGLMMPSNANDAKALYIELLDKIKEVEDNL, encoded by the coding sequence atgtggTCGAAGGTGATTCGAAGAATCGTagtcattgttattgttttttctcCGTTGGGTGCAGCTGTTCTACCACGATATCTACCAGCagaacaacaaaataacttacAACGCGACAATTTGGTTGAGCAATATTTCCATTTGGGGCTGCAGCACTGGGAGATACTGGCCTTTCTCCTGCTCCAGCATGGAATCAGGTTAGGCATACGCCAGCTGAAAAGGATTTTGTCTCGTAGAGGATTAACACGAAGAAACAACACTAGTGATGTGCAGGATATTTTACACGCTATAGAAACAGAACTGAAAGGCAGCGGAGGCATTATCGGTTATCGTGCAATGCATGAAAGACTCGTCAATCATCATAATCTTGTAattgacaaagaaaaagttcgCACCATTCTAAGAATTGTTGATCCTGTTGGCGTTGAAAATCGCTCAAAGCATCGTTTCAAACGAAGGCAGTACCGTAGCAAAGGGAAAAACTATATATGGCATATGGACGGATACGATAAACTAAAACCGTTTGGGTTTTGCATTCACGGCTGTATCGACGGATACAGCCGGCGTATTGTTTGGTTGGAAGTTGGCGTTACCAACAACGACCCAGATGTCACGGCGGGATACTTCTTAGATGCCATTCGTTCTGTTGGTGGTGTACCACGCATTTTGCGTGCCGACAATGGTGCAGAAAATGTCCACATTGCAGCGTTTCAGCGATTTTTTCGAAGAGAGGCAGTTGATGCATTTGCCGGGGAAAAGAGTTTCATATACGGAAGATCAGTTTCTAATCAGCGGATCGAGGCACGGTGGGGTCAACTGCGCAGAGGTGGCATGGATTGGTggataactttttttaaagatttGAGAGATAATGGTTTGTTCTGCGACGACAACATTTTCCACGTAGAATCTATACGATTTTGCTTTATGTTTATCATACAAGAGGAATTAAACAAAgcagctaagttatggaatctTCACAGAATCAGACCCTCTACTAACCCAGAATCTCCTCCCGGAAGACCCGACATGCTATACTTTCTGCCAGAAATCAGTAACACACAGGACTACAAAACAGTCGTAACTGTGGATGATGTGGAACTCGTTGAGGAGACGTATGGCTTGCAGAATGTTCAGTTACCCTGTTCACCCGAATTTATCTCTTTGGCTGAGATACTTTTGAGAGAGAATGGTCTGATGATGCCTAGCAATGCAAATGACGCCAAAGCTCTCTACATAGAGTTATtggataaaataaaagaagttGAAGATAATCTTTAA